One genomic segment of Pseudomonas chlororaphis subsp. aurantiaca includes these proteins:
- a CDS encoding VOC family protein, with translation MIATSTYLLLYVDSPATSANFYSRLLDRPPVELSPTFALFILDSGLKLGLWSRQDVEPATQVAGGGSELALAVTDNQTVDRLHSQWAESGVSIAQAPTRLDFGYTFVALDPDGHRLRVLCLALE, from the coding sequence ATGATCGCTACCAGCACTTACCTTCTGCTATACGTCGACAGCCCCGCCACCAGCGCCAATTTCTACAGCCGCCTGCTGGACAGGCCGCCGGTCGAGCTGTCGCCGACCTTCGCCCTGTTCATCCTCGATTCGGGACTCAAGCTCGGCCTCTGGTCCAGGCAGGATGTCGAGCCAGCCACCCAGGTCGCCGGTGGTGGCAGCGAATTGGCCCTGGCGGTGACCGACAACCAGACCGTCGACCGGCTGCACAGCCAATGGGCCGAATCCGGCGTGAGCATCGCCCAGGCCCCGACCCGCCTGGACTTCGGCTACACCTTCGTCGCCCTGGACCCGGACGGGCATCGGCTCAGGGTGCTGTGCCTGGCCCTGGAGTGA
- a CDS encoding helix-turn-helix domain-containing protein, giving the protein MQISSLGPAIRRYRKVAGLTQAELGEKTGFDPKTISRFETGTYTPSVEALFLLADVLGVKLKAFFADLGDEDEQRAYLFGVIHKATPKDLGKLIAAVDLALSKP; this is encoded by the coding sequence ATGCAAATTTCAAGTTTGGGTCCAGCCATCAGGCGTTACCGCAAGGTAGCGGGGCTTACTCAGGCTGAACTAGGCGAAAAAACCGGTTTTGACCCTAAAACCATCAGCCGCTTCGAAACCGGCACCTACACCCCCAGTGTGGAAGCGCTGTTCCTGCTGGCCGATGTACTGGGAGTGAAGCTGAAAGCCTTTTTCGCAGATCTGGGCGACGAAGACGAACAGCGGGCGTATCTGTTCGGTGTCATTCACAAAGCCACCCCGAAGGACCTGGGAAAGCTGATAGCAGCGGTAGACCTGGCCTTGTCCAAGCCTTAG
- a CDS encoding putative bifunctional diguanylate cyclase/phosphodiesterase — protein MDEKYRRAVDAAAIFSETDLTGRITYVNDQFCSISGYSREELLGANHRILGSGLHPPEFFSTMWRTIALGQVWKGEICNRAKDGSLYWVDSTVVPLLDEATGRVQRYVAIRFDISEKRRLLHSLQWRVGHDVLTGLPNRSFLSDLLNQALDYSRKENIALAVCMLDLDGFKAVNDGYGHASGDLLLVEVAARLRSIIRGEDVVARLAGDEFVLILRHVRDIRELRAALHRVLGVISTPYLIQDKEINVCASIGVTLFPADNDDADTLLRHADQAMYVAKQSGRNRFHLFDVSRDREVKATHQTVERVRQALAAGELCLHFQPKVNMRSGEVVGFEALLRWQHPQRGMVAPREFLPLVEETDLIIDIGEWVMEQVMAQLRQWQLTGQRWPISVNIAARHFQRADFVDRLKAVLERHPQIAPQLLDLEIVEAVAVENIQHVSACLEACQALGVQFSLGDFGTGHSSLSYLKRLRTQTIKIDRMFVRDMLHDKGDLALTQALIGLARAFDRQVVAEGLESMEHGELLMSLGCDVAQGYFIAPPMPASEVPGWVATFLPPLEWCPHDEVG, from the coding sequence ATGGATGAGAAATACCGCAGGGCCGTGGATGCAGCCGCCATTTTTTCCGAAACCGACCTGACCGGCCGGATCACTTACGTCAACGACCAGTTCTGTTCGATTTCCGGCTACAGCCGCGAAGAGCTGCTGGGCGCCAATCACCGGATCCTCGGCTCCGGTCTGCACCCTCCCGAGTTCTTCAGCACCATGTGGCGCACCATTGCCCTGGGCCAGGTCTGGAAGGGCGAGATCTGCAACCGGGCCAAGGACGGGAGCCTGTATTGGGTCGACAGCACCGTCGTGCCCTTGCTCGATGAGGCCACTGGCCGGGTCCAGCGTTATGTGGCGATCCGCTTCGATATCAGCGAAAAACGGCGCTTGTTGCACTCGCTGCAATGGCGGGTCGGGCACGACGTGCTGACCGGTTTGCCCAACCGTTCCTTCCTTTCCGACCTGCTCAACCAGGCGCTGGATTACTCGCGCAAGGAAAACATCGCGCTGGCGGTGTGCATGCTCGATCTCGATGGCTTCAAGGCGGTCAACGATGGCTACGGGCACGCCAGCGGCGATCTGTTGCTGGTGGAGGTAGCGGCGCGCCTGCGCTCGATCATTCGCGGCGAAGACGTGGTGGCGCGCCTGGCCGGGGACGAGTTCGTGCTGATCCTGCGCCATGTGCGCGACATTCGCGAGTTGCGGGCGGCGCTGCATCGGGTGCTGGGGGTGATCTCCACGCCTTATCTGATCCAGGACAAGGAGATCAATGTCTGCGCCAGTATCGGCGTGACGCTGTTTCCCGCCGACAACGATGACGCCGACACTTTGCTGCGGCATGCCGACCAGGCGATGTACGTGGCCAAGCAGAGCGGGCGCAATCGCTTTCACTTGTTCGACGTGTCGCGGGACCGCGAGGTCAAGGCCACCCACCAGACCGTGGAACGGGTCCGGCAGGCGCTGGCGGCCGGCGAGCTGTGCCTGCACTTTCAACCCAAGGTCAATATGCGCAGTGGCGAGGTGGTGGGCTTCGAGGCATTGCTGCGTTGGCAGCACCCGCAGCGGGGCATGGTCGCGCCTCGGGAGTTCCTGCCGCTGGTGGAGGAAACCGACCTGATCATCGATATCGGCGAGTGGGTGATGGAGCAGGTCATGGCTCAGTTGCGGCAATGGCAACTGACCGGGCAGCGCTGGCCGATCAGTGTCAACATTGCTGCCCGGCATTTCCAGCGGGCGGACTTCGTCGACCGGCTCAAGGCGGTGCTCGAGCGTCATCCGCAGATTGCCCCGCAGTTGTTGGACCTGGAAATCGTCGAGGCGGTGGCGGTGGAGAATATCCAGCACGTCAGCGCTTGCCTCGAGGCCTGCCAGGCGCTGGGGGTGCAGTTTTCCCTGGGAGATTTCGGCACCGGGCATTCGTCGCTGAGCTACCTCAAGCGCTTGCGCACCCAGACCATCAAGATCGACCGCATGTTTGTCCGCGACATGCTGCACGACAAGGGCGATCTGGCGCTGACCCAGGCCTTGATCGGCCTGGCCCGGGCGTTTGACCGGCAGGTGGTGGCCGAGGGCCTGGAAAGCATGGAACACGGCGAGTTGCTGATGTCGCTGGGCTGCGACGTGGCGCAGGGTTATTTCATCGCCCCGCCCATGCCGGCCAGCGAGGTGCCGGGCTGGGTGGCAACCTTCCTGCCGCCGCTGGAATGGTGTCCGCACGACGAAGTCGGCTGA